The following nucleotide sequence is from Pseudonocardia abyssalis.
CAAGGTCGAGCAGGGCATCCCGGAGGACGACCCCCGCAACGCCGCCACGATCGCCGACAACGTCGGCGACAACGTCGGCGACTGCGCCGGCATGGCCGCGGACCTCTTCGAGTCCTACGCCGTGACGCTCGTGGCCGCGCTGATCCTCGGCACCGCCGCGTTCGGTCTGCAGGGCCTGCTGTTCCCGCTGATCGTGCCGGCCATCGGCGTGATCACCGCGGTGATCGGCATCTACATCACCCGCACCCGCCCGAACGAGGGCAGCCTGAAGACGATCAACCGGAGCTTCTACATCTCCGCGGGGATCTCGGCGCTGCTCAGCGCGGTCGCGGCCTACGTCTACCTCCCGGGCACCTTCGAGGGGCTGACCAACCCGACCGACGCCACGGTCGTGGGCGACATGGCGGGCTCCGACCCGCGCCTGCTGGCCACGGTCGCCGTGATCATCGGCATCGTGCTGGCCGCGGCCATCCTCAAGCTCACCGGGTACTACACCGGCACCGAGGACAAGCCCGTCCAGGACGTCGGCAAGTCCTCGCTGACGGGTGCCGCCACGGTCATCCTGTCCGGCATCTCGATCGGTTTCGAGTCCGCCGTCTACACCGCGCTGGTCATCAGCGCTGCCGTGTTCGGCGCGTTCGCGCTGGCCACGGGCTCGATCACGGTGGCCCTGTTCGCGGTGGCGCTGGCCGGTACCGGCCTGCTCACCACGGTCGGCGTCATCGTCGCGATGGACACGTTCGGCCCGGTGGCCGACAACGCCCAGGGCATCGCCGAGATGTCGGGCGACGTCTCGGGCCCTGGCGTCGACATCCTCACCGAGCTCGACGCGGTGGGGAACACGACGAAGGCCATCACCAAGGGCATCGCGATCGCCACGGCCGTGCTCGCGGCCACCGCGCTGTTCGGCTCCTACCGCGACGCGATCACGGTGGCGCTGGCCGAGGCGAACGTCGCCCTCGGTGACGTGGGCACCGCGTTCGCCTACGAGGTGTTCGCCCCGAACACCCTCGTCGGCGTGATCATCGGTGCGTCGGTCGTGTTCATGTTCTCGGGTCTGGCGATCAACGCCGTCACCCGGGCCGCGGGCGCGATCGTGTTCGAGGTGCGTCGCCAGTTCCGGGAGAACCCGGGGATCATGGACTACTCCGTGCGCCCCGACTACTCCCGCGTCGTCGACATCTGCACCCGCGACTCGCTGCGCGAGCTGGCCACCCCCGGCCTGCTCGCCATCCTGTCGCCGATCGCCGTCGGCTTCGGTCTCGGCGTCGGCCCGCTGGCCGGCTACCTGGCCGGCGCCATCGCCACCGGCACCCTGATGGCCGTGTTCCTGGCCAACTCCGGTGGCGCGTGGGACAACGCGAAGAAGCTGGTCGAGGACGGCAACCACGGCGGCAAGGGCTCGCCCGCGCACGAGGCCACCATCATCGGTGACACCGTGGGCGATCCGTTCAAGGACACCGCCGGCCCGTCGATCAACCCGCTGCTCAAGGTCATGAACCTGGTCGCGGTGCTCATCGCGCCGGCCGTCGTGGCCCTGTCGGTCGGCCCCGCGGCGAGCCCCGTGATCAGCATCGCGATCTCGCTCGTCGCGGTCGCGATCATCGCCGGGGCGATCATCGTGTCCAAGCGTCGTTCGACGTCGATCACCGACACCCCCGCGGAGAGTGCGGTCGCCTGACCCCACCCCTCGCAGTCCGGAGGCCGTCCATCCCACGGGTGGGCGGCCTCCGGCGCGTCGGGGGTCGGCAGGGTCGAACGTGTGTTCTATCCTGCGGGGCGTGCCGCAGCTGTCGCTGTTCTCCGCCGACGCGCGCCCGGCCGGGGTGCGCGATCTCGGCGGCCTGCTCTGCGGGCCGGGCCGGATCGCCCGCTTCGGCGCGGGCGACCAGGCCCGCCTCTCGATCGTCGTCGTCGACGCCGCGCGCACGCCGGCCGTCGTCGCCGCGTGCGCGGCCACCGGCATCCCGGTACGGCCCGTCAGCACCGAGTCCGGCGCGGTCGTCCGCAGCGCGTTCCGCTGCGACCTCGTCGGCCTCGCAGCCGAGTGGACCCGGGGAGCGGACAAGGCGGTGCCGACGGGCTGGCAGCTCGACGGCGCGGCACTGCGCCTGTGGGCACTGGCCGCGGGCCGCCCCGACGACCACGGCGGCTACCTCCTGATGCTCGACCCGGACGCTCCCGGGACCCACCTCCCGCTGCTCGCGGCCACCACCCGCCTCGGCATCCCCCCGGCGCGGACGGCCTGCGGCACGGCCCTGCGGATCAGCGGGACGAGACGGGTACAGCGGCTCGTCGAGCTGGTCGGACCGGCCCCGTCGGGGGTCCCCGCGGGCGACTGGCCGCGGTGCTGGGGACGCCGGACGAGTTGACAGCGGTGGTTACGCTCCCCCGGCACGAAGCGTCCCGGTGTGACCGAGGCGACACCCTGCGTGGGTGGGCAGGCCCGGGTTCGATGTGTAGGCCGGGAGAAGAGGCACGCATACTGCCAGGGCAGGCCACCGCGCAGCCGCGAAGGAACAGGACAACGTGACAACCGGAACGACGAGCTCAGCACCCGACACCGGGGAAGACACCGGCGCCCCGAAGGCAGGGGGCGGCCGGCGCACCCGCACACCCGCCGCCACCGCGACCGGGCGTCCGACGCGCCGGTTGGTGATCGTCGAGTCCGGCACGAAGGCCGCGAAGATCCAGAAGTACCTGGGCAAGGACTACGTGGTGGAGGCCTCCGTCGGCCACATCCGCGACCTGCCCCGCGGCGCGGCCGACGTCCCGGCCAAGCACAAGGGCGAGGCCTGGGCGCGTCTCGGCGTCGACGTCGACAACTCCTTCGCGCCGCTCTACATCATCACGCCGGAGAAGCGGAGCAAGGTCGCCGAGCTGCGCGAGGCGCTCAAGTCCGTCGACGAGCTCCTGCTCGCGACGGACCCCGACCGCGAGGGCGAGGCCATCGCCTGGCACCTGCTCGACACGCTCAAGCCGAAGATCCCGGTCCGCCGGATGGTCTTCCACGAGATCAGCGAGCCGGCGATCCGCGCCGCCGTGGAGAACCTGCGCGACCTCGACCAGGACATGGTCGACGCGCAGGAGACCCGCCGGATCCTCGACCGCCTCTACGGCTACGAGGTCTCCCCCGTGCTGTGGAAGAAGGTCATGCCGAAACTCTCGGCGGGCCGGGTGCAGTCGGTGGCCACGCGGATCGTCGTGGCCCGCGAGCGCGAGCGGATGGCGTTCGTCTCCGCCTCGTACTGGGACATCGCCGCGCAGATGGACGCGGGCGCCGAGGCCACGCCGCGCCAGTTCGGGTCGCGCCTCGTCGCGATCGACGGCACGCGCGTCGCCACCGGCCGGGACTTCGGTCCCGACGGCAGGCTCAAGTCCGACGCTGCGTCGACAGACGCCAAGAACGGCGCGGTGGCCCTCGACGAGGCCGGTGCCCGCCGGCTCGCCGAGGCGCTGCAGGGCCGCGACCTCACCGTCGAGTCGGTGGAGTCGAAGCCGTACACGCGCAAGCCCTACGCGCCGTTCATGACGTCCACGCTGCAGCAGGAGGCCGGGCGCAAGCTCCGCTTCTCCGCCGACCGCACGATGCGCAGCGCGCAGCGACTCTACGAGAACGGCTACATCACCTACCTCCGCACCGACTCCACGACGCTGAGCCCTTCGGCGATCGACGCGGCGAGGAACCAGGCGCGCGAGCTCTACGGCGACGCCTACGTGCCCGCGCAGCCCCGGCAGTACACCCGGAAGGTCAAGAACGCGCAGGAGGCCCACGAGGCCATCAGGCCCGCGGGTGACGTCTTCCGCACGCCGGGCGAGATCGCCCGCGAGGTCGACGGCGACGACTTCCGGCTCTACGAGCTGATCTGGCAGCGCACGGTCGCCTCGCAGATGGCCGACGCGCGCGGCACCACGATGAGCATCCGGATCGCGGGCACCGCCGCCACCGGCGAGGCCGTCACGTTCGCCACCTCGGGCCGCACGATCACCTTCCCCGGGTTCCTCAAGGCCTACGTCGAGACCGTCGACGACCAGGCCGGCGGCGAGGCCGACGACGCCGAGTCGCGGCTGCCGGAGCTGACGAAGGGCCAGGCGGTGACCGCCGCGTCGCTGACGCCGGAGGGCCACTCCACCAACCCCCCGTCGCGGTTCACCGAGCCCAGCCTGATCAAGCAGCTCGAGGACCTGGGCATCGGCCGCCCGTCCACCTACGCCTCGATCATCAAGACGATCCAGGACCGCGGGTACGTGTGGAAGAAGGGGCAGGCGCTGGTCCCGTCGTGGATCGCGTTCGCCGTCGTCGGCCTGCTGGAGCACCACTTCGGCCGCCTGGTCGACTACGACTTCACCGCCGCCATGGAGGACGAGCTCGACGCGATCGCCGCGGGCACCCAGGGCCGCACGCACTGGCTCTCGGGCTTCTACTTCGGCGGCGACCAGGGCAGCGAGGGCTCGGTGGCCCGCGCGGGCGGGCTGAAGAAGCTCGTCGGCGTCAACCTGGAGGAGATCGACGCGCGGGAGATCAACTCCGTGCCGGTCTTCGACGACGTCGTGGTCCGGGTCGGCCGCTACGGCCCCTACCTGGAGCGGATCCGCGACGGAGCGTCGCAGCGGGCCAACCTGCCCGAGGACCTGCCGCCCGACGAGCTCACCCGCGAGGTCGCCGAGCAGCTGTTCTCGGTGCCGCAGGAGGGCCGGTCGCTGGGCGTCGACCCGATCAGCGGGCACGAGATCGTCGCCAAGGAGGGCCGCTACGGGCCCTACGTCACCGAGCTGCTCCCCGAGCCGGAGGCCCCGCCCGTCGTCGAGGGCGCGAAGCCGAAGAAGGCGCCCGCGAAACCGAAGCCGCGCACCGGGTCGCTGTTCAAGGGCATGTCGACGGAGACGATCACGCTGGAGGAGGCGCTGCGGCTGCTGTCGCTGCCGCGCCTCGTGGGTGCCGACCCGGAGAGCGGCGAGGAGATCACCGCGCAGAACGGGCGCTACGGTCCCTACCTCAAGAAGGGCACCGACTCGCGGTCGCTCACCGACGAGGAGCAGCTGTTCACGGTCACCCTCGAGGAGGCCGTGGAGATCTACAAGCAGCCCAAGCAGCGCGGCCGGCGCACCGCGGCGGCCACCCCGCCGCTGCGCGAGCTCGGCGAGGACGTCAACTCGAAGAAGCCGATGGTGATCAAGGACGGGCGCTTCGGCCCGTACGTCACCGACGGGGAGACGAACGCGAGCCTGCGCAAGGGCGACAGCGTCGAGCAGATCACCGACGAGCGCGCGTCGGAGCTGCTGGCGGAGCGGCGGGCGAAGGCCCCGGCGCCGAAGAAGGCTCCCGCCCGCAAGCCCGCGGCCCGGAAGCCCGCGGCGAAGAAGCCCGCCGCCAAGCGGGCCCCGGCGAAGAAGGCCCCGGTCGAGAAGTAGGGGTTCAGCCCACCAGGAGTGCCTTCACCGCGGCGGCGACGCGCCCGCCGTCGGCCCGACCGGCCGCGGCGGCGCTCGCCCGCTTCATGACCTGGCCCATCTGGCGCGGGCCGGGCTGCTCGCCCAGCTCGGCCGCGGTCTCCTCGACGGCCGTGCGCGCGATCGCGGCCAGCTCGTCGTCGGAGAGCTGGGTGGGGAGGTAGCGGTCGAGGATCTCGCCCTCGGCCCGCTCCTGCGCGGCCAGCTCGTCGCGGCCCGCCCCGGCGAACGCCTCGGCCGACTCGACGCGCTTCTTCGCCTCCTTGGCGATCACCTTGAGCACCTCGTCGTCGGAGAGCTCGCGCGCCTCAGTGCCGGCGACCTCGGCGTTGCCGATGGCCGTCAGCGTCATGCGGAGGACGGACTTGACCAGCTCGTCGCGGGCCTTCATCGCCGCGGTCAGGTCGGTCCGCAGCTGTGCCTTCAGGGTGCTCACGGCACGGGACGCTACTCCCGCCGTACCCTGGGCCGGTGAACAGCTGGGCTCGGCTCGCCATCGGTGCCACCACGACGGGGGCGGCCACCGTCGCCTACGCGGCGGGCGTCGAGCGCCGCCGCTGGACGCTGCGCGAGGCCACGATGCCCGTGCTGGCGGCCGGGACCCGGCCCCTGCGGGTGCTGCACGTCTCCGACCTGCACATGACGCCGGGCCAGCACAGCAAGCAGCGGTGGGTCGCCGAGCTCGCCGCGCTCGAGCCCGATCTCGTCGTCAACACCGGCGACAACCTCGCGCACCCGCGCGCCGTGCCGAGCGTGATGGCCGCACTCGACCCCCTGCTGTCGCTCCCCGGCGTCTTCGTCTTCGGCAGCAACGACTACTTCGGCCCCACCCCGAAGAACCCGGGCCGCTACCTGACGAAGAAGCGGTCGAAGCCGACGGGCGAGCTGCTGCCGTGGCGCGACCTGCGTGCGGCGATGATCGAGCGCGGCTGGCACGACGCCACGCACGCCCGGCTGACGGTCGACGTCGACGGCGTGTCCGTCGCTGTCGCCGGCGTCGACGACCCTCACCTGGGCCTCGACCGGTACGACCGCATCGCCGGCCGTCAGGGCCCCGACCACGGCCTCTCGCTGGGCCTCACGCACTCCCCCGAGCCGCGCGTGCTCGACGCTTTCGCCGCCGACGGCTACGACCTCGTCATGGCGGGCCACACACACGGTGGCCAGCTCCGCGTGCCCGGCGTCGGCGCGATCGTCACCAACTGCGGCATCGACCGCTCCCGCGCCCGCGGGGCGTCGCGCTGGGGCACCCACACACACCTGCACGTCTCCGCCGGACTCGGCACGTCGCCGTGGGCCCCGGTCCGCTTCGCGTGCCCGCCTGAGGCCACCCTGCTGACGCTCGTCGCCCGCCCGGTCGTGGTGCACACCTCGGAGTCGACCCCCGCGAGCGCTGCGTCGGACGTCGGCTAGACTTCATCACGGCCCTCGGGCCATCGGGGTGTGGCGCAGCTTGGTAGCGCGCTTCGTTCGGGACGAAGAGGTCGCAGGTTCAAATCCTGTCACCCCGACCACACGCAAGGCCCTCTGACCAGTAGGTTCAGAGGGCCTTCGGTCTTTCCGGGAGAAGCGTGGACGTCAAGGTCGATCTCAAGCGCGAGCTGCCGTGCTACACCGCGAAGCGCGACGCACCGCAGGTCGTCGACGTGCCGGACCTGCAGTACCTGATGATCGACGGCCACGGCGACCCGAACACCCCCGTCTACGAGGCGGCGGTCTCCGCGCTCTACCCCCTGGCCTACGCGCTGAAGTTCGCGGCGAAGAACGACCTCGGGCGCGACCACGTCGTGATGCCGCTCGAGGGGCTCTGGTGGGCCGACGACCTGGGCAGCTTCACGACCGCGCGGGACAAGTCGCGGTGGGACTGGACGATGCTGATCCTGCAGCCCGACTGGATCACCGCCGCGATGTTCACCGACGCCGTCGAGCGGGTCGGGGCCGGGAAGCGCCGCCCCGAGCGCCTCGACGACGTGCGTCTGCAGTCGCTGTCGGAGGGGCGCTGCGTGCAGGCGCTGCACGTCGGCGCCTACGACGACGAGGCCGAGCTGCTGCGGCGAATCCACGAGGAGTTCCTCCCCCGTCACAGGCTCGTCGCGACCGGGAAGCACCACGAGGTCTACCTCAGCGACCCGCGGCGGGTCGAGCCGGCGAAGCGGCGGACGATCCTGCGCCAGCCGGTCGGGGATCAGCCCGGGAGCCTGCGCCGCCAGTCCTGACCCCGCACGACGAGACGCGCGCCCGCGTCACCGTCCCACTCGGCGACCAGCCTCTGTCCCACGAGCTCGGCCCGGACCCGCTCCCCGACCTCTGCGTCGGCCGATCCGGACCACGCGCCGAACGCCAGGTACAGGTCGGCGTCCGGGTCGGAGAGGCGCTCCGCGTCCTGCTCGTGGAAGAAGACGAAGCCGTCGCTGCGCGGGCCCGGCGGCGCCTCGTCGCGGATCTCGTCCCGCCCGCAGGTCAGGCAGCAGGTGAAGTTCATCCGGGCGACGATCCCGGAGGCCTCCAGAGCCGCGAAGGCGTCGTCCAGGCGGTCGGCGTCGGTGCGCGGCGGCCAGGACTCCTGCTCCGCGAGCCGGGCCCGCCACAGGTCGTCGACGGCCGTGGTGACCGCTGCCGCCGGCAGGCCGGGGAAGTCGTCACCGGCCTGGTCGCCGACGATCTCGACGACGTCGGCGCGCGTGCGGAACCCGGGCAGCACCAGCTCGGCCACGCGCTCGGCGAGCCGCGCCTCCTCGGCTGCCGTGAGGACCGGTGCGGCGGGGGCGGTCGGTGCAGCAGGGGCACCGCGCAGGCGTCTGCGGAGACCGTCGAACACCGGGACCTCAGACGTCGAGCTGGTCGAGCACCCGCTGCGCGGCGTCGAGTTCGGTGCGCAGCTGCTCGACGCGGTCGCGCTGACGCTTCCGCGCGCTCTCCAGCGACGACTCGATCGCCTCGGCGACGGCGGGCGGCAGGGACCGGGCGGCGGTGGCGACGTCGGCGGCCGGCACGGGGGCGGCGGGCACCACCCGCTTCGTGCCCACCCGCACCTCGACGGTCCACTCGCCCTCGGCCGTGGCCTCCAGCGTGACCGTCATCCCGGACGGGCGGGCGGCCTTGCCCCGTGCGGGACGGGTGGTGGGGACGGGCGCCGCGGCCGGGTCGGACGCCGGGACCCTCGACTCCGCGCCGGTGGGCGTGGCGGCGGCCTTCGCCGACCGCGCGGCGGCCTCGGCCGGCCTCGCGGCCGCGGAGGAACGCCCACCGGCCGCACCCGGCTCGGCCGGCTTCGTCGCCGACGCACCCGGCTCCGCCACGGCCGCATCGGGACGGGACGTCGGCCCGGTCGAGCGAACCGACGCCGCGGCCGGGCGAGATGCCGCCGCATCCGAGCGAGGCGGTGCCGCGGCCGGGCGGGGGGCGGGCGAGTCGGACCGGGGCGCGGGCGCCGACGCACGGGGGGTCGTGGCCGGCTTCACCGCAGGCGCCCCGGTCGACCGGGCGGGGCGGGTGCGGGTGAGCTCGTTGGGCGAGCAGAACATCGTGTCGCGCGACCCGGCCGGCCTGACCTGGATGAAGTCGCCGTCGGACGGGTCGCCGACCGCGGAGACCTTGGCCGATCTCCCTGCGGGCACGCCGACCGCGGCCGCGGTGAACCACACCGTGACCGGCTTCCCCGCGGCCGCCGCCTCCCGCACGGCCACCACGTCCTGCTCCGTCAGCGCACCCGGTGCCGCCATCTCGTGATCTCCCTCGACTCGTCCGTGCGCATCATGCCCGGCACCTCCGACAGTCCCGACCGGTGTCGTCGCAACGTGGCTGCGCCGGCGGGACGGACGCCGCGCACGCAGGTTGCAGCGGGCCGCCGACAGCCGCTCGCTGATCCTCGACGCGGCGCGCGAGGGCCTCGTCCGCGACGGCTTCCGCGGCACCACGACCGTCACCATCGAGGCCAGGGCCGGGGTGTCGCATGGAAGCGGCTGCTGCGCCGGATGCTGGACGTGGACTAGGCGACCAGCTCCGCCACGACCTCCAGCTCGGCCCGGCCCCCGCCGACGACCATGGTCGTGACCAGCGACGACCGCCAGTGCTCCAGCTCCTCGGCGATCTTGCTCCGCGGCCCGACCAGCGCGATCTGCTCCACCATCGACAGCGGCACCGCGGCGGCGGCCTCGTCCTTGCGCCCGGCCAGATAGGACTCCTGGATGCGGGCGCACTCGGCCTCGAAGCCCATGCGCGCGAACACGTCGTAGTGGAAGTTCGCGCCCTTGGCCCCCATGCCGCCGATGTAGAGCGCGAGCATCGGACGGACCCGGTCGGCCGCCGCGGTGACGTCGTCGTCGACCACGACGTGCACCATGCAGACGACCTCGAAGTCCGCCGCCGTGCGCCGCGCCCCCGGGCGCGCGAAGCCCTCGGCGAGGCAGTCGCGGTAGAACGCGTCGTGGCGCGGCGCGTAGAACAGCGGCTGCCAGCCGTCGGCGATCTCCGCGGCGAGCGCGACGTTCTTCGGGCCCTCGGCCGCGAGCAGGATCGGCAGGTCCTCGCGCAGCGGGTGGATCGTCGGGCGCAGCGGCTTGCCCAGCCCGGCCCCGCCGGGGTGCGGGATCGCGTAGTGCTCCCCGGAGAACTCGACGCGCTCGCGCGCCAGCGCCGACCGCAGGATCTGCACGTACTCCCTGGTCCGCGCGAGCGGCTTCGGGTACGGCTGCCCGTACCAGCCCTCCACGACCTGCGGCCCGGACGCGCCGATGCCGAGCACCGCGCGGCCGCCGGAGAGGTGGTCGAGCGTCAGCGCGGCCATCGCCGTGGCGGTCGGGGTGCGGGCCGACATCTGCACCACCGAGGTGCCCAGCCGGACGCGCGAGGTGCGCGCGCCCAGCCAGGCCAGCGGTGTCAGGGCATCGGAGCCGTACGCCTCGGCGGTCCAGATCGAGTCGAACCCGAGGTCCTCGGCCGCCGCGACGCGGTCGGCCGCCTCCGGGTCGGGGCCTGCGCCCCAGTACCCGAGCGCGAGTCCGAGGTCCATCAGAGGGAGTCCACGAAGAAGTCGAGCTCCGGGTCGTCGGTGCCCCCGTACTCGGAGATGTCGGTCTTGCCGGACCGCGCGAGTGCCTCGACGTCGAGGAAGATCTGCCCGGTCGGGCGCTCCGCGTCGGTGAGCAGCGCGACGGCTGCGTCACCCATGATCTCCACGGAGCGGGCGCGGGTCGCCGCGTCCTCGCCGCCGAGCAGGTTGACCACCGCCGCGGTCGCGATCGTGGTCTGCGGCCACAGGCAGTTGGCGCGCACGCCCTTCTCCGCGAACTCCGCGGCGAACCCGAGCGTCAGCAGCGTCATGCCCATCTTGCTCAGCGCGTACGCCGGGAACTTCCCCAGCCAGTGCGGAGCCAGGTTGATCGGTGGCGACAGCGTGACGATCTGCGCGTCGTCGCTGGCGAACAGGTGCGGCAGCGCGGCACGGGTGAGCTGGAAGGTGCCCTTCGCGTTGATCTGCTGCATCAGGTCGTAGCGCTTGGGCGTGAGGTCCAGCGTGCCGGCCAGGTTCAGCGCCGAGGCGTTGTTCACGACGATGTCGACGCCGCCGAACGTCTCCACCGCGGTGGCGACGGCGCGGGCCACGTCGGCCTCCTCGCGCACGTCGCCCACCACCGCGACGGCGTGACCACCCGCGGCCTCGATCTCCGCGACGGCGGTGTGCACCGTGCCGGGCAGGCGGGGGTCGGGCTGGTCGGTCTTGGCCAGCAGGACGGCGTTCGCGCCCTCCTTCGCCGCGGCGATGAGGATGGCCAGCCCGATGCCGCGGCTACCGCCGGACATCACGATGGTGCGGCCCTTGAGGGAGTCGGTCACATCAGCTCCAGGATCGACGGACACAGTCAGGGCTGACCGTATCGGAGCGTGCCCGGTTCAGGGGCGGGTCGCCCGGACGAGCCATGCGGCGGAGTCGAACTCCACGCCGCGTGCGGTGCGGTGGTCGGCGAGCGCGGCGCGGAGGGTGTCGAGCGCGGCGGCGCGGGTGGCGTCGTCGAGGTCGGCGAGCATCCCCGCCTGCTGACCCGCGACGAACCGGAGGGCGTCGTCGGGATCGGTGCCGAACCACATCGGCTCGACCACGCCGCTCACGGTGACGTCGGTGAACCCGGCCCCGGTGAGCAGGGCCCGCACGACGTCCGGCTCGCTCAACGACAGCGGGCTCGGGCCGGTCGCCGGGATCGGGCCGGCCGCCACCGCACCGCGGAACGTGCGCATCCACTCCTGCCGCTCGTAGCCCTGCCAGGTCAGCAGGACCAGCCGCCCACCCGGCCGTAGCGCGCGGGCGATGTTGGCGAACGCGGCGGGCGGGTCGCCGAAGAACATCGAGC
It contains:
- a CDS encoding sodium-translocating pyrophosphatase, yielding MSRSTLAADAGSIALASNDYIIVGVVAVVALAALAIGFVLRKEVLAADAGTPKMQEIGRAVQEGATAYLNRQFKTLAVFVVIVFFLLFALPSSGFGESIGRSIFFLIGALFSATIGSLGMRLATAANIRVASASREEGGREKATRIAFRTGGVVGMFTVGLGLFGAAVVVLVYAGGAPRVLEGFGFGAALLAMFMRVGGGIFTKAADVGADLVGKVEQGIPEDDPRNAATIADNVGDNVGDCAGMAADLFESYAVTLVAALILGTAAFGLQGLLFPLIVPAIGVITAVIGIYITRTRPNEGSLKTINRSFYISAGISALLSAVAAYVYLPGTFEGLTNPTDATVVGDMAGSDPRLLATVAVIIGIVLAAAILKLTGYYTGTEDKPVQDVGKSSLTGAATVILSGISIGFESAVYTALVISAAVFGAFALATGSITVALFAVALAGTGLLTTVGVIVAMDTFGPVADNAQGIAEMSGDVSGPGVDILTELDAVGNTTKAITKGIAIATAVLAATALFGSYRDAITVALAEANVALGDVGTAFAYEVFAPNTLVGVIIGASVVFMFSGLAINAVTRAAGAIVFEVRRQFRENPGIMDYSVRPDYSRVVDICTRDSLRELATPGLLAILSPIAVGFGLGVGPLAGYLAGAIATGTLMAVFLANSGGAWDNAKKLVEDGNHGGKGSPAHEATIIGDTVGDPFKDTAGPSINPLLKVMNLVAVLIAPAVVALSVGPAASPVISIAISLVAVAIIAGAIIVSKRRSTSITDTPAESAVA
- a CDS encoding GatB/YqeY domain-containing protein, with the protein product MSTLKAQLRTDLTAAMKARDELVKSVLRMTLTAIGNAEVAGTEARELSDDEVLKVIAKEAKKRVESAEAFAGAGRDELAAQERAEGEILDRYLPTQLSDDELAAIARTAVEETAAELGEQPGPRQMGQVMKRASAAAAGRADGGRVAAAVKALLVG
- a CDS encoding GyrI-like domain-containing protein, which translates into the protein MDVKVDLKRELPCYTAKRDAPQVVDVPDLQYLMIDGHGDPNTPVYEAAVSALYPLAYALKFAAKNDLGRDHVVMPLEGLWWADDLGSFTTARDKSRWDWTMLILQPDWITAAMFTDAVERVGAGKRRPERLDDVRLQSLSEGRCVQALHVGAYDDEAELLRRIHEEFLPRHRLVATGKHHEVYLSDPRRVEPAKRRTILRQPVGDQPGSLRRQS
- a CDS encoding DUF6319 family protein, whose protein sequence is MAAPGALTEQDVVAVREAAAAGKPVTVWFTAAAVGVPAGRSAKVSAVGDPSDGDFIQVRPAGSRDTMFCSPNELTRTRPARSTGAPAVKPATTPRASAPAPRSDSPAPRPAAAPPRSDAAASRPAAASVRSTGPTSRPDAAVAEPGASATKPAEPGAAGGRSSAAARPAEAAARSAKAAATPTGAESRVPASDPAAAPVPTTRPARGKAARPSGMTVTLEATAEGEWTVEVRVGTKRVVPAAPVPAADVATAARSLPPAVAEAIESSLESARKRQRDRVEQLRTELDAAQRVLDQLDV
- a CDS encoding DUF6891 domain-containing protein; the protein is MFDGLRRRLRGAPAAPTAPAAPVLTAAEEARLAERVAELVLPGFRTRADVVEIVGDQAGDDFPGLPAAAVTTAVDDLWRARLAEQESWPPRTDADRLDDAFAALEASGIVARMNFTCCLTCGRDEIRDEAPPGPRSDGFVFFHEQDAERLSDPDADLYLAFGAWSGSADAEVGERVRAELVGQRLVAEWDGDAGARLVVRGQDWRRRLPG
- a CDS encoding SDR family oxidoreductase, yielding MTDSLKGRTIVMSGGSRGIGLAILIAAAKEGANAVLLAKTDQPDPRLPGTVHTAVAEIEAAGGHAVAVVGDVREEADVARAVATAVETFGGVDIVVNNASALNLAGTLDLTPKRYDLMQQINAKGTFQLTRAALPHLFASDDAQIVTLSPPINLAPHWLGKFPAYALSKMGMTLLTLGFAAEFAEKGVRANCLWPQTTIATAAVVNLLGGEDAATRARSVEIMGDAAVALLTDAERPTGQIFLDVEALARSGKTDISEYGGTDDPELDFFVDSL
- the topA gene encoding type I DNA topoisomerase, whose product is MIVESGTKAAKIQKYLGKDYVVEASVGHIRDLPRGAADVPAKHKGEAWARLGVDVDNSFAPLYIITPEKRSKVAELREALKSVDELLLATDPDREGEAIAWHLLDTLKPKIPVRRMVFHEISEPAIRAAVENLRDLDQDMVDAQETRRILDRLYGYEVSPVLWKKVMPKLSAGRVQSVATRIVVARERERMAFVSASYWDIAAQMDAGAEATPRQFGSRLVAIDGTRVATGRDFGPDGRLKSDAASTDAKNGAVALDEAGARRLAEALQGRDLTVESVESKPYTRKPYAPFMTSTLQQEAGRKLRFSADRTMRSAQRLYENGYITYLRTDSTTLSPSAIDAARNQARELYGDAYVPAQPRQYTRKVKNAQEAHEAIRPAGDVFRTPGEIAREVDGDDFRLYELIWQRTVASQMADARGTTMSIRIAGTAATGEAVTFATSGRTITFPGFLKAYVETVDDQAGGEADDAESRLPELTKGQAVTAASLTPEGHSTNPPSRFTEPSLIKQLEDLGIGRPSTYASIIKTIQDRGYVWKKGQALVPSWIAFAVVGLLEHHFGRLVDYDFTAAMEDELDAIAAGTQGRTHWLSGFYFGGDQGSEGSVARAGGLKKLVGVNLEEIDAREINSVPVFDDVVVRVGRYGPYLERIRDGASQRANLPEDLPPDELTREVAEQLFSVPQEGRSLGVDPISGHEIVAKEGRYGPYVTELLPEPEAPPVVEGAKPKKAPAKPKPRTGSLFKGMSTETITLEEALRLLSLPRLVGADPESGEEITAQNGRYGPYLKKGTDSRSLTDEEQLFTVTLEEAVEIYKQPKQRGRRTAAATPPLRELGEDVNSKKPMVIKDGRFGPYVTDGETNASLRKGDSVEQITDERASELLAERRAKAPAPKKAPARKPAARKPAAKKPAAKRAPAKKAPVEK
- a CDS encoding metallophosphoesterase translates to MNSWARLAIGATTTGAATVAYAAGVERRRWTLREATMPVLAAGTRPLRVLHVSDLHMTPGQHSKQRWVAELAALEPDLVVNTGDNLAHPRAVPSVMAALDPLLSLPGVFVFGSNDYFGPTPKNPGRYLTKKRSKPTGELLPWRDLRAAMIERGWHDATHARLTVDVDGVSVAVAGVDDPHLGLDRYDRIAGRQGPDHGLSLGLTHSPEPRVLDAFAADGYDLVMAGHTHGGQLRVPGVGAIVTNCGIDRSRARGASRWGTHTHLHVSAGLGTSPWAPVRFACPPEATLLTLVARPVVVHTSESTPASAASDVG
- a CDS encoding LLM class F420-dependent oxidoreductase, with amino-acid sequence MDLGLALGYWGAGPDPEAADRVAAAEDLGFDSIWTAEAYGSDALTPLAWLGARTSRVRLGTSVVQMSARTPTATAMAALTLDHLSGGRAVLGIGASGPQVVEGWYGQPYPKPLARTREYVQILRSALARERVEFSGEHYAIPHPGGAGLGKPLRPTIHPLREDLPILLAAEGPKNVALAAEIADGWQPLFYAPRHDAFYRDCLAEGFARPGARRTAADFEVVCMVHVVVDDDVTAAADRVRPMLALYIGGMGAKGANFHYDVFARMGFEAECARIQESYLAGRKDEAAAAVPLSMVEQIALVGPRSKIAEELEHWRSSLVTTMVVGGGRAELEVVAELVA